The Lampris incognitus isolate fLamInc1 chromosome 7, fLamInc1.hap2, whole genome shotgun sequence genome window below encodes:
- the LOC130115804 gene encoding uncharacterized protein LOC130115804 yields the protein MENTTDTSCLIDTQTGLIALASAGGLIVCLLVSTLVLACQGCYLQRQVSALCHSHSNVDLVSGTGYWSTNQPEMEGLVGPCDPGVMLEEVKADREVAERETVEIQEKDKYDLARPKDDVQSKAFGPEEMALQVYSSSSRDSCPDIPQDLEDMPLMCASEPAVDCIKWRLLLSGTQFSVKSGHRHKPESSCKGLQPMERALTVNNTYAPLACLGLLLAFGLLGNWVLSICPSVCYCTWGHRVVDCSSRGLTQLPPGLQHNIRSLNLSFNSLQDVASQLSHYGHLRTLDLSYNQLERLPPTLPRSLWDIRASGNHLRSLDKNDTAYHWNLRVLDLSANELERVVFINNTLPSLHALNLSHNRFWTVPTNMPHNLEIIDLSHNYLVQILPGSLDRMSRLARFYLHANRFFWLPEGIFDRLSGLEVMTLGDNPWACEDEENITRLLRWAQHTRANILGCPCYIRPTCGQANLATPDTRDIRHDGLPVAWTTEVTSDYQAKSALIETEIYGKERGVNESGDQMLLIRTSSTTFYRLATHIGTTLFGACTPCSSVTPTKTHTGKTRIKDYRKNSLYFTAPRLSSTWSE from the exons ATGGAAAATACCACAGATACTAGCTGTCTGATTGACACCCAAACGGGTCTGATTGCTTTGGCCTCGGCTGGGGGTCTGATTGTCTGCCTGCTGGTTTCCACCCTGGTACTGGCATGCCAGGGATGCTATCTACAGCGTCAGGTAAGCGCCCTCTGCCATTCTCACAGCAACGTGGACTTAGTGAGTGGCACTGGCTATTGGAGCACCAACCAGCCTGAGATGGAAGGGCTGGTGGGGCCATGTGACCCCGGTGTCATGCTTGAGGAAGTGAAGGCAGACAGAGAGGTGGCTGAGAGGGAGACGGTAGAGATCCAAGAAAAGGACAAATATGACCTTGCAAGGCCGAAGGACGACGTGCAATCAAAGGCATTTGGTCCTGAAGAAATGGCCTTGCAGGTGTACAGTTCCAGCTCGAGGGACTCCTGTCCAGATATTCCCCAGGATCTAGAAGACATGCCCTTGATG TGCGCATCAGAGCCTGCAGTGGACTGCATTAAATGGAGGCTACTGCTATCAGGCACCCAATTCAGTGTGAAGTCAGGACACAGGCACAAACCAGAGAGCAGCTGCAAAGGCTTGCAACCAATGGAGAG AGCTCTCACCGTGAATAACACTTATGCTCCTCTGGCTTGCCTTGGTCTACTTCTTGCGTTTGGACTCCTAGGGAACTGGGTCCTGTCCATCTGCCCTTCTGTGTGCTACTGCACCTGGGGACATAGAGTGGTGGACTGCTCTTCACGGGGACTCACCCAGTTACCCCCTGGTTTGCAGCACAATATCCGCTCCTTAAACCTCTCCTTTAATAG TTTGCAAGATGTGGCGAGCCAGCTGAGTCATTATGGCCACCTTCGAACCTTGGACCTGTCTTATAACCAGTTGGAGCGTCTGCCACCCACCCTGCCCCGATCTCTGTGGGATATACGTGCAAGCGGGAACCATCTTCGATCACtggacaaaaatgacacagccTACCACTGGAACCTTAGGGTTCTGGACTTGTCAGCCAATGAACTAGAAAGAGTGGTCTTCATCAACAACACACTGCCCAGTCTCCATGCTCTCAACCTAAGTCACAACAGGTTTTGGACTGTGCCTACAAATATGCCACACAACTTGGAAATAATTGATTTGTCCCATAATTATCTTGTGCAAATCCTGCCGGGCTCACTGGATAGAATGTCCAGGTTAGCTCGCTTCTACTTGCATGCTAATCGCTTCTTCTGGCTACCGGAAGGAATTTTTGATAGGCTGAGTGGACTTGAAGTCATGACTCTTGGTGATAACCCCTGGGCTTGTGAAGATGAGGAAAATATAACAAGGCTGTTAAGATGGGCTCAGCATACACGCGCCAACATCTTGGGCTGCCCTTGTTACATAAGGCCAACCTGTGGGCAGGCTAATCTGGCAACGC CTGATACTAGAGATATCAGGCATGACGGCCTGCCAGTTGCATGGACTACAGAGGTAACCTCTGATTACCAGGCTAAATCAGCCCTTATCGAGACAGAAATATATGGAAAAGAAAGAGGTGTGAATGAATCCGGGGACCAAATGCTGTTGATCCGGACATCTTCGACCACTTTTTACAGACTCGCCACACACATAGGCACAACT